A single Anopheles funestus chromosome 2RL, idAnoFuneDA-416_04, whole genome shotgun sequence DNA region contains:
- the LOC125774716 gene encoding probable isocitrate dehydrogenase [NAD] subunit alpha, mitochondrial, producing the protein MAARLIKKITVAPFGARSFASGSRKVTLIPGDGIGPEISAAVQKIFSVANVPIEWETVDVTPVRNPDGKFGIPQGAIDSVNRNKVGLKGPLMTPVGKGHRSLNLALRKEFNLYANVRPCRSLEGYKTLYDNVDVVTIRENTEGEYSGIEHEIVDGVVQSIKLITEEASNRVAEYAFKYAKDNNRKKVTVVHKANIMRMSDGLFLRCCRDMAQKYPEIKFEERYLDTVCLNMVQDPRKYDVLVMPNLYGDILSDMCAGLVGGLGLTPSGNMGLNGALFESVHGTAPDIAGKDLANPTALLLSAVMMLRHMELNQHADKIQGACFETIKEAKWLTGDLGGKAKCSEYTNAICDRIK; encoded by the exons ATGGCGGCACGATTGATAAAGAAAATT ACGGTCGCTCCGTTCGGTGCGCGTTCGTTTGCATCTGGCTCGCGCAAAGTGACACTGATTCCCGGCGATGGAATTGGGCCCGAAATTTCCGCCGCCGTGCAGAAAATCTTTTCCGTTGCAAATGTACCAATTGAGTGGGAAACGGTCGACGTTACACCGGTGCGG AATCCCGATGGCAAGTTTGGCATTCCTCAGGGTGCTATCGATTCGGTGAACCGCAACAAGGTTGGCCTGAAGGGACCGCTGATGACGCCGGTCGGAAAGGGACATCGGTCGCTTAATCTGGCCCTGCGCAAAGAGTTCAACCTGTACGCGAACGTGCGTCCGTGCCGAAGCCTCGAGGGTTACAAGACGCTGTACGACAACGTGGACGTGGTGACGATCCGTGAGAACACCGAGGGTGAGTACTCCGGCATTGAGCACGAGATTGTGGATGGTGTGGTGCAGAGTATTAAGCTCATCACGGAGGAAGCCTCGAACCGTGTGGCGGAGTATGCATTCAAATATGCCAAAGATAACAACCGCAAGAAGGTGACGGTCGTACACAAGGCGAACATTATGCGTATGTCGGACGGTTTGTTCCTGCGTTGCTGTCGCGATATGGCCCAGAAGTATCCGGAGATTAAGTTCGAGGAACGGTACCTTGACACCGTCTGTCTGAACATGGTGCAGGATCCGAGAAAGTACGATGTGTTG GTAATGCCCAACCTGTACGGTGATATTCTGTCTGATATGTGTGCCGGTCTGGTCGGTGGTCTCGGTCTCACCCCGTCCGGCAACATGGGTCTGAACGGTGCGCTGTTCGAATCGGTTCACGGTACCGCACCGGATATTGCTGGTAAGGATCTGGCCAACCCCACTGCCCTGCTACTGTCGGCGGTCATGATGCTGCGACACATGGAATTGAACCAGCACGCGGACAAGATCCAGGGCGCCTGCTTCGAGACGATTAAGGAAGCAAAATGGCTAACCGGTGATCTGGGCGGTAAGGCCAAATGTTCCGAGTACACCAACGCCATCTGTGACAGAATCAAGTAA
- the LOC125774718 gene encoding uncharacterized protein LOC125774718, translated as MDEIRAAYLVVLLVSVSFGVQNVLAEESEYEYYYEEVNATQKTVDSSSTTVETTTVTLIPQVETTSIIPRPSFLELPRTEVPVDTEVAYTDNSSEFTSVINVEDSTDDIMRRNQWATTSVGENKPIATTDVRRTDHTLTQMNGTRPTKYTSIFYKSTAKPKPNKQPEIVLNIYTGMYGMHSRGKNRPSGNLGGRNNNFWPRAQPAMQGWYGMYGMYNRRPMQSFMPRQNPPVYRGRGPQNDYDDGYSNSFTYHTATKPRRNKQQNRGTAIDEQASQALFNFLLQALGQYTGSSSARSQPQGQQGSRRRQ; from the exons ATGGATGAAATCCGAGCAGCCTACTTAGTCGTGTTGCTAGTGTCCGTTTCATTCGGTGTACAAAACGTGCTCGCGGAAGAATCTGAATATGAATACTACTACGAAGAAG TAAACGCTACTCAAAAAACGGTGGATTCTTCGTCGACCACAGTCGAGACGACTACTGTAACTTTAATACCGCAAGTAGAAACAACTTCGATAATACCGAGGCCATCCTTTTTGGAATTACCGCGTACCGAAGTACCGGTAGACACCGAAGTAGCGTATACGGACAATTCAAGTGAATTTACTTCGGTTATTAATGTAGAGGATTCTACGGATGATATTATGAGGCGTAATCAATGGGCTACTACATCAGTAGGTGAAAATAAACCCATAGCTACAACTGATGTACGACGAACTGATCACACATTAACACAAATGAATGGTACTCGTCCAACTAAGTACACTTCCATTTTCtacaaaagtaccgccaagc caAAACCCAATAAGCAACCGGAAATAGTACTTAACATCTACACTGGCATGTATGGAATGCATTCGCGGGGAAAAAACCGACCCAGCGGAAACCTGGGTGGGCGCAATAATAATTTCTGGCCACGTGCTCAACCTGCTATGCAGGGATGGTATGGTATGTACGGGATGTACAATCGTAGACCGATGCAATCCTTCATGCCCAGACAGAACCCACCTGTATACCGGGGCCGTGGACCACAgaatgattatgatgatggaTATAGTAATTCCTTCACCTATCACACGGCAACGAAACCACGgcgaaacaaacagcaaaaccgtGGCACAGCAATTGACGAACAGGCAAGCCAGGCGCTATTCAATTTTCTCCTGCAAGCACTCGGACAGTATACGGGTTCTTCTTCCGCTCGTTCACAACCGCAAGGACAGCAAGGATCTCGCAGAAGACAGTGA
- the LOC125774727 gene encoding larval cuticle protein A3A — protein sequence MFRSSLVVLVIVLAADFCNAARRDAGARLKPQIVVVEEYEEHLTTLPPPPKPYAFTYSAGRSPGHVDRTHSEVSDGSGVVRGSFSYVDPRNQVRTVEYTADSHGFYPVLSHLPKTPQQTEAVELAQQKHYALYAKIAQEHANAHSGLTVEPKLPKDTVAVAKAKDRHLSLYEKIAQEHARIAAEQEAQRLAFEATSVKYEEE from the exons ATGTTCCGATCGTCGCTCGTG GTTCTGGTGATAGTGCTGGCCGCAGATTTCTGCAATGCTGCCCGCCGTGATGCAGGAGCCCGCCTAAAGCCACAGATCGTAGTAGTGGAGGAGTATGAGGAGCATTTGACGACtctgccaccaccaccgaaaccGTACGCTTTCACTTACTCGGCCGGACGATCACCAGGACACGTCGACCGTACCCACAGTGAGGTGTCGGATGGAAGTGGCGTAGTGCGCGGTTCCTTCTCGTACGTCGATCCAAGAAATCAGGTTCGCACCGTCGAGTATACGGCCGATTCGCACGGGTTCTATCCGGTGCTGAGTCATCTTCCCAAAACCCCTCAACAGACGGAAGCGGTCGAACTGgcgcaacaaaaacattatgcACTGTACGCCAAGATTGCGCAAGAGCATGCCAATGCGCACAGCGGACTGACGGTG gAACCGAAACTGCCCAAGGACACGGTTGCCGTGGCGAAAGCGAAAGATCGCCATCTGTCACTGTACGAGAAGATTGCCCAGGAGCATGCACGCATCGCAGCGGAACAGGAAGCGCAACGGTTGGCCTTTGAAGCTACCTCGGTGAAATATGAGGAGGAGTGA
- the LOC125774725 gene encoding uncharacterized protein LOC125774725: protein MIFGRATVLLILLISAQGNAFLPIFNLYRDTQNAATGMACRWYNMPPYANAIATQVPSNAGFNQAGNGPDLNYLTGLASMLNRLYPESISGLSQTRPRVVVRVEETVTARKRNPATVTLRPGGNSNRELDYYETDPQYYYEEDGYGYDDYSDPDGYTDTVSYYDMPSSDVRGANNVFQTWYGSSLNPPPTTGNTNACNVCATSTLLNYLLG from the exons ATGATCTTTGGACGTGCTACCGTACTTCTAATACTGCTG ATCTCAGCACAAGGGAATGcctttttacccatttttaaTCTCTACCGGGACACGCAGAATGCTGCCACCGGTATGGCATGCCGTTGGTACAATATGCCACCGTACGCGAATGCCATCGCCACCCAGGTACCTTCCAACGCTGGCTTCAACCAGGCAGGAAATGGGCCCGACCTGAATTACCTTACCGGGCTTGCGTCAATGCTGAATCGTCTATATCCGGAATCCATCTCCGGCTTATCGCAAACACGCCCCAGGGTAGTTGTGCGCGTCGAGGAAACGGTCACGGCACGAAAGAGGAATCCGGCCACCGTGACATTGCGACCCGGCGGTAATTCAAACCGTGAGTTAGATTACTACGAAACAGATCCGCAGTACTATTACGAGGAGGACGGTTATGGATACGATGATTACAGTGATCCTGACGGATATACGGACACTGTTTCGTATTATGACATGCCTTCGTCGGACGTACGTGGGGCCAACAACGTCTTTCAGACGTGGTACGGGTCGAGTCTCAATCCGCCGCCGACTACCGGCAACACTAACGCGTGCAATGTATGCGCAACTTCGACGTTGCTAAACTATCTGCTGGGATAA
- the LOC125774733 gene encoding uncharacterized protein LOC125774733, with product MLFRFVVALMLLDVSFGQYEYPNYEEKASENIPDTYPNPDVATNPAPNPEPQYPDYSYVETVVTTTTTTTTTRAPRTKRPQVFPPTPTIRQTRRPVNRIVHWYILNGQLYPIRTAIRRRYRTGSQTNWVPPYYRNVMTGSRSTQSNAPEWGLTQRIGYWW from the exons ATGTTgttccgtttcgtagtggctCTTATG CTTCTCGACGTGTCCTTCGGACAGTATGAATATCCAAACTACGAGGAAAAAGCATCGGAGAACATACCGGACACTTATCCCAATCCAGATGTTGCTACCAACCCAGCACCCAACCCGGAACCACAATATCCCGACTACAGCTATGTAGAAACGGTCGTAACTactactacaactactactaccacgCGGGCTCCAAGAACAAAACGACCCCAGGTGTTTCCTCCAACACCGACCATACGCCAAACGAGACGTCCAGTGAATAGAATAGTGCATTGGTACATTCTAAACGGTCAACTGTATCCAATTCGTACCGCCATCAGGCGCCGCTATCGAACAGGATCGCAGACTAATTGGGTACCACCGTACTATCGGAACGTGATGACGGGCTCACGTTCGACACAATCGAATGCACCCGAATGGGGACTAACGCAGCGTATCGGATACTGGTGGTAG